From Glycine soja cultivar W05 chromosome 4, ASM419377v2, whole genome shotgun sequence, the proteins below share one genomic window:
- the LOC114409699 gene encoding galactoside 2-alpha-L-fucosyltransferase-like produces MKRHWRNWSHDDEGEGLPDSDSDTRSSRRFSLTRLMAIFLFSLFLFSLIFLLPHPPIQSASTAKTLHQFKQTQQGNVADSVELHKDKLLGGLIADGFDEQSCLSRYHSVTYSKGLSGNPSSYLISRLRKYEALHKECGPYTESYNKTVKDLRSGHVSESPACKYVVWISYSGLGNRILTLASVFLYALLTDRVLLVDPGVDMVDLFCEPLPHVSWFLPPDFPLNSQFPSFDQKSDQCYGKMLKNKSATNSVVPSFVYLHLAHDYDDQDKLFFCDDDQAFLQKVPWLVVRTDNYFAPSLFLMPSFEKQLSDLFPNKETVFHFLGRYLFHPTNKVWGLVSRYYQAYLADVDERVGIQIRVFDTRTGPFQHVLDQILACTLKENLLPDVNQKGDIVNSPGKPKSKAVLMTSLSYGYFEKVRDMFWEHPTVTGEVVGIYQPSHEGYQQTEKKMHNQKAWAEIYLLSLMDMLVTSSWSTFGYVAQGLGGLKPWILYKPENGTAPDPPCQRAMSMEPCFHAPPFYDCKAKRGTDTGALVPHVRHCEDMSWGLKLVDSNSWQ; encoded by the exons ATGAAGAGGCACTGGCGCAACTGGAGCCACGACGACGAAGGCGAAGGCCTCCCAGATTCGGATTCCGACACGCGCTCCAGCCGGAGATTCTCTCTCACGCGCCTCATGGcaatctttctcttctctctcttcctcttctCCCTCATCTTCCTTCTCCCACATCCTCCCATCCAATCAGCTTCAACAGCAAAGACTCTGCACCAATTCAAGCAAACTCAACAAG GTAACGTTGCTGATTCTGTTGAGTTGCACAAAGATAAACTACTTGGTGGCCTTATAGCAGATGGATTTGATGAACAATCATGTCTCAGCAGGTACCATTCGGTCACATACAGCAAAGGACTATCGGGAAATCCTTCATCATACCTCATTTCTAGATTGAGAAAATATGAAGCTCTCCACAAAGAATGTGGACCTTATACTGAATCCTATAATAAAACGGTGAAAGATCTGAGGTCTGGTCATGTAAGTGAGTCCCCAGCATGTAAATATGTGGTATGGATTTCATATAGTGGGTTAGGGAATAGGATATTGACCTTAGCTTCTGTGTTTCTATACGCTCTCCTCACAGATCGAGTTCTATTGGTTGATCCTGGAGTTGATATGGTGGATCTTTTTTGCGAACCGTTGCCACATGTTTCCTGGTttctccctcctgatttccCTCTCAACAGTCAATTTCCCAGTTTTGATCAGAAATCTGATCAATGTTATGGGAAAATGCTGAAAAATAAATCAGCTACAAACTCCGTTGTTCCCTCTTTTGTCTACCTTCATCTAGCACATGACTATGACGATCAGGACAAGCTTTTCTTCTGTGATGATGACCAAGCTTTTCTTCAGAAAGTGCCATGGTTAGTGGTGAGAACAGATAACTACTTTGCCCCATCTCTATTCTTGATGCCGTCTTTTGAGAAGCAACTGAGTGATCTCTTTCCAAACAAGGAAACAGTTTTCCATTTCTTGGGTAGATATCTGTTCCACCCAACCAACAAAGTATGGGGACTTGTTAGCAGATACTATCAAGCTTATTTAGCTGACGTTGATGAAAGAGTAGGCATCCAAATAAGAGTGTTTGATACTAGAACTGGACCATTTCAACATGTGTTGGATCAGATCTTAGCTTGCACTTTGAAGGAGAATCTTTTGCCTGATGTTAACCAAAAGGGGGATATTGTTAATTCACCAGGAAAGCCGAAATCAAAAGCTGTGCTGATGACATCCTTGAGCTACGGTTATTTTGAAAAGGTGAGAGACATGTTTTGGGAACACCCAACTGTGACAGGAGAAGTTGTTGGCATTTACCAGCCAAGCCATGAAGGGTATCAAcaaacagagaagaagatgcacaACCAAAAAGCTTGGGCAGAAAtttacctcttgagcttgatgGATATGTTGGTCACGAGCTCGTGGTCTACTTTCGGCTACGTGGCGCAGGGGCTTGGAGGGTTGAAACCGTGGATACTGTACAAGCCCGAGAATGGAACAGCTCCTGATCCTCCTTGTCAACGTGCCATGTCGATGGAGCCATGCTTCCATGCTCCTCCCTTCTATGATTGTAAGGCTAAGAGAGGAACTGATACTGGTGCACTTGTTCCACATGTAAGGCACTGTGAGGATATGAGCTGGGGTCTTAAGCTTGTAGACAGTAATAGTTGGCAATAA